One window of the Salvelinus alpinus chromosome 13, SLU_Salpinus.1, whole genome shotgun sequence genome contains the following:
- the LOC139536814 gene encoding trafficking regulator of GLUT4 1-like, translated as MAINTDAAFGKRAMGEREVSHPTDFQDTEKLLSAVTSEPTGESNLKPCDTSLNLRSSIHSLNTEQNGHQSPVRSGSAPVSQSQLSFGPPLLLRRRSPVPPGSEPPSYLWLAVLSCFCLAVPVNMFALWYAHMSQSVLQTGDVDGAKRLGRVSLLLSCISMFLGVAVIIFIVVTGDILRLK; from the exons ATGGCTATCAACACGGATGCCGCGTTTGGTAAAAGGGCCATGGGGGAGAGGGAAGTCTCACATCCCACCGACTTCCAAGACACAGAGAAACTCCTGAGCGCCGTGACCTCCGAACCCACCGGGGAAAGCAACCTCAAACCGTGTGACACATCTCTCAACTTGAGAAGCAGCATCCATTCCCTGAATACCGAGCAGAACGGACACCAATCGCCAGTAAGGTCAGGCTCCGCGCCCGTGTCCCAGTCCCAGCTGAGCTTcggaccccccctcctcctccgccGCCGCTCCCCGGTGCCACCCGGTTCAGAGCCGCCGAGCTACCTGTGGCTTGCGGTGTTGTCGTGCTTTTGTCTTGCTGTGCCGGTGAACATGTTCGCGCTGTGGTATGCTCACATG TCGCAGTCTGTTCTCCAGACCGGGGATGTAGACGGAGCTAAGAGGCTGGGTCGTGTCTCTCTGCTGCTCAGCTGTATCTCCATGTTCCTGGGTGTGGCCGTCATCATCTTCATAGTGGTCACGG gagacaTCCTCAGATTAAAATAA